From a single Miscanthus floridulus cultivar M001 chromosome 8, ASM1932011v1, whole genome shotgun sequence genomic region:
- the LOC136476554 gene encoding transcription factor MYBS3-like, whose protein sequence is MTRDGVPPAAPPHAAGSGGGAAAAGDGPRRCSQCGHHGHNARTCTARPVKLFGVRIGDKPIRKSASMGNIAHLAAEGSGGGSREEGYGSDGERPHKKRGEAWTEEEHKKFLLGLNKLGKGDWRGISRNYVISRTPTQVASHAQKYFNRQTNVHRRKRRSSLFDMVIDDSSDQLPHSRSSSQEVEQQHLDDPQPVAALPAPVVSPATVVPPSVPVEVPASVPPPVQVPVPVSAPVVTSQPMEQDSVSSSSSAGEAGAVMPGAMPPYLYPMMIPPPYYHPAFVPVPCYGYVPFYYGPPGAAQAPHEVVKPVAVHSTPPLNVKDLYNISELSLKGDSDANGGVPASPLPPKPIGRPERQSAFHGKGPTNGSSGGLIPAVK, encoded by the exons ATGACGCGGGACGGCGTGCCTCCGGCGGCGCCCCCGCATGCGGCCGGCTCCGgcggcggggcggcggcggctggcgaCGGGCCCAGGCGGTGCTCGCAGTGCGGGCACCACGGGCACAACGCGCGAACCTGCACCGCGCGGCCCGTCAAGCTCTTCGGCGTGCGCATCGGGGACAAGCCCATCCGGAAGAGCGCCAGCATGGGGAACATCGCGCACCTCGCCGcggagggcagcggcggcggcagcagggaGGAAGGGTACGGCTCCGATGGGGAGCGCCCGCACAAGAAGCGAG GCGAGGCATGGACTGAAGAGGAGCACAAGAAGTTTCTACTTGGGTTGAATAAGCTAGGGAAAGGTGATTGGCGTGGTATATCGCGTAATTATGTTATTTCAAGGACACCTACTCAAGTGGCTAGCCATGCACAAAAGTATTTCAATCGCCAAACAAATGTGCATAGAAGAAAGAGAAGATCAAGCCTATTCGATATGGTGATTGATGAT TCATCTGATCAGCTGCCGCACTCGCGTTCATCTTCACAAGAGGTAGAGCAACAGCATTTAGATGATCCACAGCCTGTTGCAGCCCTGCCTGCCCCTGTGGTCTCTCCGGCTACTGTGGTACCTCCTTCTGTGCCTGTGGAAGTGCCTGCTTCAGTTCCGCCGCCAGTTCAAGTCCCAGTTCCAGTTTCAGCTCCAGTGGTGACATCTCAGCCTATGGAACAGGACTCAGTTTCCTCAAGTTCAAGTGCTGGAGAGGCAGGGGCGGTGATGCCAGGAGCCATGCCCCCCTATCTTTATCCAATGATGATTCCTCCTCCATACTACCATCCTGCATTTGTTCCAGTGCCCTGCTACGGTTATGTTCCTTTTTATTATGGGCCACCAGGTGCTGCACAAGCTCCACATGAGGTTGTCAAGCCAGTGGCTGTGCACTCAACGCCCCCATTGAACGTCAAAGACCTTTACAATATTTCTGAATTGAGCCTGAAGGGGGACTCAGATGCAAACGGTGGAGTGCCTGCTTCTCCCTTGCCTCCAAAGCCGATTGGTCGACCAGAGAGGCAATCTGCTTTCCATGGAAAAGGACCTACCAATGGCTCGTCAGGTGGACTAATTCCTGCAGTCAAGTGA